A window of the Aspergillus flavus chromosome 6, complete sequence genome harbors these coding sequences:
- a CDS encoding high-temperature-induced dauer-formation protein-domain-containing protein (hypothetical protein AOR_1_1006084), which produces MGASESKLVFKQGIFRLSEERDIPADDPYWARFWELPESTEDVFSLFTPADIRRTRDNALSNFETLLLSVTSRLSILKNHPSFPDPELAPDRDALNCIRILTRILPFVYEAEHLEDWEDKFFWGRRKKKTREAQVAAEILFDEAQAEEPRTSPGPNDYEEVKPLAEELIDTLVDLLFYTDFTIPKLPTTKSKVSYSIWQSGVGCNTSMGSNKELENNRCEIIRLLLTLTGKAMYMPSGLLPVQGVKAITYIATCPDKQAVLTLLCSLLNTTIKYNPASWRVPYDHVVWKDPKQILVIYCLQFLLVLLLYPIPEDGRGAAPKNYYRHYFGRLHRPQDFQFLVDGMTRILNQPMQATNSYLPGSQKTVKWAPEMMMLFWEALQCNKRFRSFIIDSNRSHDFVILCIFYAIVYKSDPSQQGVVRMCIFITQTMSVEPNFGKSLNKKFEAQETLPQSIRIPGFRGSYADYLIMSVHTLITGSKGKLTAVYPALLAIINNIAAYVENLSPAACSKLLQLFSSMSAPSFLLANETNHALLSSVLESINALLEHQFTRNSFLVYAILKHRRRFEAVQEFTLESGQQEIERQSERRKSEGGSYDFVSSPVLSATEDDPHTASGARSPLGRIPEEHSPFAIGGDDSDDEREEQKTPAQSSPSVQSSRRPSISSAVDESVPLQLRGMSEKARGKMPAGQPSFSRQNSITSQSSMSAAFPTAPNGFTPTVAWSWLPDLPLHTILTIISAIMPHIPESALQSTSSPEARTLINNLPSFAEEPMIQSIISEPPPTRVHSFEWSALSMGWYESLLWGFIFSSEMVVGSASGATPGTVGVWNGTGVKLFKVQEAAAQGPTLLAPKGAVDAVGSNLVQRIGNLSLRRASTQDSQNSSRAPSVREV; this is translated from the exons ATGGGAGCTTCGGAGTCAAAGCTAGTCTTCAAGCAGGGAATTTTCCGTCTTTCAGAGGAGAGGGACATTCCTGCCGACGATCCGTACTGGGCCAGA TTCTGGGAGCTCCCAGAGTCCACCGAAGATGTCTTCAGTTTATTCACCCCCGCCGACATAAGACGGACTCGCGATAACGCACTATCCAACTTTGAAACGCTATTGCTCTCTGTAACATCTCGTCTCAGTATATTAAAGAATCATCCATCGTTTCCAGACCCTGAGCTTGCTCCCGACCGTGACGCCCTTAACTGTATTCGCATCTTGACCCGTATCCTCCCTTTCGTTTACGAAGCTGAGCACCTGGAGGACTGGGAGGACAAATTCTTTTGGGGTCgccggaagaagaagacaagagaAGCGCAAGTGGCAGCCGAGATACTCTTTGATGAGGCGCAAGCTGAGGAACCACGAACGTCGCCAGGGCCCAATGATTATGAAGAGGTGAAGCCTTTGGCTGAGGAATTAATTGATACACTTGTggatcttctcttctacaCAGACTTCACCATTCCAAAGCTTCCGACGACCAAAAGCAAAGTGTCCTATTCAATATGGCAGAGCGGTGTCGGTTGCAACACATCTATGGGCTCGAACAAAGAACTGGAAAACAACCGCTGTGAGATCATTCGGCTATTACTTACCTTAACGGGAAAGGCAATGTACATGCCTTCAG GTTTGTTGCCAGTACAGGGCGTCAAAGCCATTACGTACATTGCAACATGCCCTGATAAGCAGGCCGTTTTAACACTACTTTGTTCCTTACTGAACACA ACCATCAAATATAACCCTGCTTCCTGGAGGGTGCCCTATGACCATGTTGTCTGGAAAGATCCTAAGCaaatattagttatatattgCTTGCAGTTTCTTTTGGTGCTCCTCTTATATCCAATCCCAGAAGATGGGCGCGGAGCTGCACCAAAGAATTACTACCGCCATTACTTCGGAAGGCTACATAGGCCGCAGGACTTTCAATTCCTCGTTGATGGCATGACCAGAATCTTAAATCAGCCA ATGCAGGCAACAAATTCCTACCTTCCCGGTAGTCAAAAGACTGTCAAGTGGGCACCCGAGATGATGATGCTCTTCTGGGAAGCTTTACAATGCAATAAGCGATTTAGATCATTCATCATTGACTCTAACCGCTCGCATGACTTCGTCATTCTTTGTATCTTCTATGCTATTGTATACAAGTCTGACCCTTCACAGCAAGGCGTGGTCAGGATGTGTATCTTTATTACACAGACAATGAGCGTCGAACCCAATTTTGGAAAGAGTCTGAACAAGAAATTCGAAGCTCAAGAGACGCTTCCACAAAGCATTCGTATTCCTGGTTTCAGGGGATCTTATGCCGACTACTTGATCATG TCCGTTCATACCCTGATCACCGGAAGCAAAGGCAAATTAACGGCTGTCTACCCTGCGCTGCTAgcaatcatcaacaacataGCTGCATACGTCGAAAACCTGTCCCCAGCTGCATGCTCCAAACTTCTGCAGCTCTTCTCGTCAATGTCTGCCCCCAGCTTCCTACTAGCTAACGAGACGAATCATGCCCTTCTTTCCTCAGTACTTGAGTCCATCAACGCGCTTCTCGAGCATCAATTCACCA GAAATTCATTCCTGGTTTACGCCATTCTTAAACATAGGAGACGTTTTGAGGCAGTTCAAGAATTTACGCTCGAGAGCGGACAGCAGGAGATAGAACGCCAAAGTGAGAGACGGAAGTCGGAAGGCGGGTCTTACGATTTTGTTTCCAGCCCGGTTCTGTCGGCGACGGAAGATGATCCTCACACAGCTTCTGGAGCGCGGTCGCCGTTGGGTCGCATTCCCGAAGAACACAGTCCGTTTGCAATTGGTGGGGATGATTCAGACGACGAGCGAGAAGAGCAAAAGACGCCGGCCCAATCGTCTCCGTCTGTTCAGAGTTCTCGTAGACCTTCAATTTCATCTGCTGTCGATGAAAGCGTGCCCCTACAGCTACGGGGAATGTCCGAAAAAGCACGGGGCAAAATGCCTGCTGGACAGCCATCCTTTTCTAGGCAAAATAGTATAACTAGTCAGAGTAGTATGTCGGCGGCCTTTCCAACGGCTCCCAATGGTTTCACACCAACTGTAGCTTGG TCCTGGCTCCCAGACTTACCACTCCATACTATTCTTACTATCATTTCAGCCATTATGCCCCACATCCCTGAGTCCGCTTTACAAAGTACTTCTAGCCCGGAAGCTCGGACTCTAATCAACAATCTCCCCTCATTCGCGGAAGAACCAATGATCCAAAGTATCATCTCAGAGCCCCCTCCGACCCGTGTACATTCCTTTGAATGGTCAGCTCTTTCTATGGGCTGGTATGAATCCTTACTGTGGGGATTCATCTTCTCGAGTGAGATGGTCGTTGGCTCCGCTTCGGGCGCCACGCCGGGTACTGTTGGGGTGTGGAATGGAACCGGCGTCAAACTGTTCAAGGTCCAAGAGGCTGCAGCACAGGGGCCCACGCTGCTTGCTCCAAAGGGCGCTGTAGACGCTGTTGGCAGTAATTTGGTTCAACGAATCGGAAACCTGAGCCTCCGGAGGGCCAGCACGCAGGATTCTCAGAACAGTTCCAGGGCTCCATCTGTTCGGGAGGTCTGA
- a CDS encoding putative DNA damage response protein Rtt109, with the protein MSKVDVDLGDLLAKVLPTGVKVTIRHISSAPTPCTALFTPPPGEESESTFCENHFLTVSVNADEHDGPEIIVFGIEVLVYSTAHLTTVFVSKADSTGFLHLLKNAPKVSLIRRISNGFLSFLVQTHQRPGVRLVVSLFARAQNQYLFPGSIENSGKHVLDDRGLIKWWCRVVDPILREYEPESGSHEKGLLDRAMESAKSSATAFLIVPGCDKFETRGFFPGTAKSDDKERPRWLNSYPLHQLCDNTNAPPRCLVPRFPDDPKTRFLLDLDDELPQKLEAAGSKEGAGQWRSVKSLDQFWEMMSFRQECSAGRLVGFLWLVINPPGLVNSVQMTSSRPVFKEKAEGSLTTTVPVYDKVDSKPTGTAVSVSTDSQSSDTAKDSTAEATSGGPVQDPSTQTGSLSSETHPKVQPNTDQNAFYWPEAGRGHAVMSEEDYKTAINFLLEQDFYNEKVSIASTKAWSEKVASIVDQLWVGQQVTGRNTSGESADKHAPTTNIINTGLVRKRKKDEPSQATTATSAQKEGCEGNGTVSTAVTAEASTTGTNESPGVNVLQANLIRKKKKA; encoded by the coding sequence ATGTCTaaggttgatgttgatctgGGAGATCTCTTGGCCAAGGTGCTCCCCACCGGTGTCAAGGTCACCATTCGCCATATCTCGTCAGCCCCTACCCCATGTACAGCGCTCTTTACGCCTCCTCCAGGGGAAGAGTCCGAGTCGACATTTTGTGAAAACCATTTTCTCACGGTCTCCGTGAATGCCGACGAGCATGATGGACCCGAGATTATCGTCTTTGGAATCGAAGTTCTGGTGTACAGCACCGCGCATTTAACGACTGTTTTCGTCTCCAAGGCCGATTCTACTGGATTCCTGCACTTACTGAAGAATGCACCGAAAGTTTCGCTCATCAGGCGCATTTCTAACGGCTTCCTGTCTTTCCTGGTGCAGACACATCAACGGCCGGGCGTTCGGCTAGTAGTGTCATTATTCGCACGGGCTCAGAACCAGTATCTGTTCCCAGGCAGCATCGAGAATTCAGGAAAGCATGTCCTCGACGATAGGGGTCTGATCAAATGGTGGTGTCGCGTCGTCGACCCCATCTTGCGCGAGTATGAGCCGGAGTCAGGATCCCACGAGAAAGGTCTTCTTGACCGTGCCATGGAATCCGCTAAAAGCTCCGCGACAGCATTCCTGATTGTCCCAGGATGCGACAAATTTGAAACTCGAGGCTTCTTCCCTGGCACCGCAAAATCAGATGATAAAGAACGCCCCAGATGGCTGAACAGCTACCCGCTGCATCAACTGTGCGACAACACCAACGCGCCTCCCCGCTGCTTGGTTCCTCGTTTTCCAGATGATCCGAAAACGCGCTTCCTGCTTGACCTAGACGATGAGCTACCGCAAAAGTTGGAGGCGGCGGGCTCAAAGGAAGGCGCTGGGCAATGGAGGAGCGTCAAATCTCTAGACCAGTTCTGGGAGATGATGTCTTTCCGACAGGAGTGTTCTGCTGGACGACTGGTAGGATTCTTGTGGCTTGTAATTAATCCTCCGGGGCTTGTCAACTCGGTTCAAATGACAAGCTCTAGACCTGTTTTCAAAGAGAAAGCAGAGGGTTCCTTGACAACCACCGTCCCTGTATATGACAAGGTGGATTCAAAACCTACAGGGACAGCGGTGTCTGTTTCTACTGATTCCCAGTCTTCGGACACTGCCAAAGATTCTACAGCAGAGGCAACGTCAGGTGGTCCTGTACAAGACCCATCAACCCAGACAGGCAGCTTATCTTCTGAGACTCATCCGAAAGTACAGCCGAACACAGACCAGAACGCATTCTATTGGCCAGAAGCAGGCCGCGGACATGCTGTCATGAGTGAAGAAGATTACAAAACTGCGATAAATTTCCTACTTGAGCAAGACTTCTACAACGAAAAAGTTTCTATAGCCAGCACCAAGGCATGGAGTGAGAAAGTCGCATCCATCGTGGACCAGCTCTGGGTCGGTCAGCAGGTGACAGGAAGGAACACGTCTGGAGAGTCTGCCGATAAACATGCTCCAACTAccaacatcatcaacactGGATTGGTTCGAAAGCGAAAGAAAGATGAACCAAGCCAAGcgacaacagcaacatcagcTCAAAAGGAAGGGTGTGAGGGGAACGGTACAGTCTCAACTGCAGTAACAGCAGAGGCTAGTACAACAGGGACGAATGAATCACCCGGAGTCAATGTGCTTCAAGCAAACTTGatccggaagaagaagaaggcctaG
- a CDS encoding ceramide glucosyltransferase, whose product MLKLQSRSISLDFGPTISHGGLQWSVIVGWGCLIWYTTVVLVCYLGYFQIWRYFLQRPRKSHSATASDAPHVTAIRPVKGLEPNLYDCLASTFRQDYPADKLTVYFCVASRSDPGYPTLQKLVSDFPHAGARIFIEEEDPLLQPNGECVYDLGPNPKIRNMSRAYREAKGDIVWIIDCNVWVGKGVCGRMVDRLCGLGATSGKKYKFVHHLPLVVDVTSGASSTEEQNALVESYTNGDADSNSDVSSAPTISKHEQGTLATGGGRLEELFLSSSHAKMYTAINTVLIAPCIVGKSNMFRRSHLDYLTTPSPTDPHKRNPGIDYFSDNICEDHLIGDLLWKNRVREEKEKGERFGKHGMVFGDLAIQPVGNMSVGDYIARRVRWLRVRKFTVLLATLVEPGTESLLCSCYGAWGVTTSLAQFLQEKGFCCATYMTTWTAFFAFFFLSLAVWILTDWTLYIKLHSAKSVELDEDTPSFARPPSGSLTRRTFFQWFSAWLGREFLALPIWIWAFYGGVTVTWRNRRFRVGLDMKVREIGSEKTPQPNSKQAPVGQGN is encoded by the exons ATGCTAAAGCTTCAATCGCGTTCGATCTCCCTCGATTTTGGACCGACCATTAGCCATGGCGGGCTCCAGTGGTCTGTAATCGTGGGTTGGGGGTGTCTGATCTGGTATACAACCGTGGTCTTGGTTTGTTATCTGGGATACTTTCAAAT ATGGCGATACTTTCTCCAAAGACCCCGGAAATCCCACTCCGCAACTGCCTCCGACGCTCCCCATGTTACCGCGATCCGACCCGTCAAAGGCCTCGAGCCGAATCTGTATGATTGTCTGGCCTCGACCTTCCGTCAGGACTATCCTGCCGACAAACTGACCGTCTATTTTTGCGTCGCCTCTCGAAGCGATCCTGGCTACCCAACCCTGCAAAAGCTTGTATCTGATTTTCCCCACGCCGGTGCACGCATCTTcatcgaggaagaggatcctTTGCTCCAGCCAAATGGGGAATGTGTCTACGACCTGGGACCAAATCCAAAGATTCGGAACATGAGCCGGGCTTATAGAGAGGCGAAGGGTGATATTGTCTGGATCATAGATTGCAATGTTTGGGTAGGCAAAGGAGTCTGTGGGAGGATGGTCGACCGGCTTTGCGGACTTGGTGCTACTTCGGGCAAAAAGTACAAATTCGTGCATCATTTGCCACTCGTGGTGGACGTCACTAGCGGTGCCAGTTCGACAGAGGAGCAAAATGCACTAGTGGAGTCTTATACCAACGGCGATGCAGATTCAAACAGCGATGTGTCCTCAGCACCGACTATCTCCAAACACGAACAGGGCACTCTTGCAACAGGTGGAGGCCGTCTAGAAGAACTGTTTCTTTCGTCTTCTCATGCCAAAATGTACACCGCAATCAACACAGTCCTCATCGCACCCTGCATCGTAGGCAAATCCAACATGTTCCGGCGGTCGCACCTCGATTATCTGACAACACCGTCCCCTACCGATCCCCACAAGCGCAACCCCGGTATCGATTACTTTTCCGACAATATTTGCGAGGATCATCTGATCGGGGACCTTCTCTGGAAGAATCGCGTCCgcgaggagaaggagaaaggcgAGCGTTTTGGCAAGCATGGCATGGTCTTTGGAGATCTGGCTATTCAGCCTGTCGGAAACATGAGCGTTGGGGACTACATCGCACGCCGGGTTCGTTGGCTACGCGTCCGCAAGTTCACCGTTCTCCTAGCAACCTTGGTCGAGCCGGGCACGGAGTCCTTGCTGTGCTCGTGTTACGGTGCCTGGGGAGTAACCACGTCCTTGGCTCAGTTCTTGCAGGAAAAAGGGTTCTGTTGTGCAACTTATATGACCACATGGACtgccttcttcgcctttttcttcctcagctTGGCGGTCTGGATACTGACCGATTGGACGCTGTATATCAAGTTACATTCCGCCAAATCTGTTGAGCTCGATGAGGACACGCCATCCTTTGCACGGCCTCCGTCTGGCTCTTTAACCAGACGAACATTTTTTCAGTGGTTCTCAGCGTGGCTTGGACGCGAATTCTTGGCCCTCCCCATATGGATCTGGGCCTTCTACGGTGGCGTAACTGTTACTTGGCGCAACCGGCGATTCCGAGTCGGACTCGACATGAAAGTTCGAGAGATTGGTAGTGAAAAGACACCCCAGCCTAACTCCAAACAAGCCCCAGTCGGTCAAGGGAACTGA
- a CDS encoding putative ankyrin repeat protein: MSTKTPITLTVDAIDDLIYDARAGDLEALKSDLAALSAQHSCPQAWIVASAIDSEPEEEGGSGSCLLHFPAANGNEEILNFLLGVLTQGETQLDQAQVAAVINHRNHSGNTALHWAALNTHLECVKALVGAGADISVKNDAGLDAVFLAERADWSTEEQGEEQDEVEVEIEAEAEAQKGQGDAGKMSKGRQVAEWLLGSEKGGELETGAGENAPAAAEVSTQ; encoded by the exons ATGTCCACAAAGACCCCTATCACATTAACCGTCGACGCAATCGACGACCTCATTTACGACGCCCGCGCCGGCGATCTCGAGGCCCTCAAGTCCGACCTGGCGGCCTTGAGCGCCCAGCACAGCTGCCCGCAGGCCTGGATCGTAGCGTCGGCGATCGACTCCGAGCCTGAAGAGGAGGGTGGTTCGGGATCGTGCCTTTTGCATTTTCCTGCGGCGAATGGGAATGAGG AAATCTTGAACTTCCTCCTGGGAGTGCTCACTCAGGGTGAGACTCAGCTGGATCAGGCTCAGGTTGCGGCTGTTATTAACCACCGTAATCACTCGGGGAACACGGCGTTGCACTGGGCGGCGCTGAATACGCATCTGGAGTGCGTGAAGGCGCTTGTTGGGGCTGGTGCTGATATCTCCGTTAAGAATGATGCTGGATTAGATGCTGTTTTCCTTGCTGAGAGGGCTGATTGGTCGACTGAGGAGCAGGGCGAGGAGCAGGATGAGGTCGAGGTTGAAATagaggctgaggctgaggcaCAGAAGGGTCAAGGCGATGCTGGGAAGATGTCTAAGGGGAGACAGGTCGCGGAGTGGTTGCTGGGTTCGGAGAAGGGTGGTGAATTGGAAACTGGTGCTGGGGAGAatgctcctgctgctgcggAGGTGTCGACGCAATGA
- a CDS encoding conidial hydrophobin RodA/RolA → MQFSVAAVLALATAVAALPPASGTGAGQQVGHSKNDFPLPKELTTKQAADKCGDQAQLTCCNKTVKTGDFTQVEEGLLAGLLSNLLGAGQGSQGLGLLDECTNIPVIPIIPIASPQEQCKQPISCCQNTKSSADGDLVGIGLPCIALGSLL, encoded by the exons ATGCAGTTCTCCGTCGCCGCTGTTCTTGCTCTGGCTACTGCCGTTGccgctcttcctcctgcCTCTGGCACTGGCGCTGGCCAGCAAGTCGGACACTCCAAGAACGACTTCCCTCTCCCTAAGGAGTTGACCACCAAGCAGGCCGCCGACAAGTGTGGTGACCAGGCTCAGCTCACCTGCTGCAACAAGACCGTCAAGACCGGTGACTTCACccaggttgaggagggtctCCTTGCTGGCCTCCTCTCCAACCTCCTCGGTGCCGGACAGGGCTCCCAGGGTCTTGGTCTCTTGGATGAGTGCACCAACATCCCTGTTATCCCCATCA TCCCCATCGCCTCTCCTCAGGAGCAGTGCAAGCAGCCCATCTCTTGCTGCCAGAACACCAAGTCCAGCGCC GATGGCGACCTCGTCGGTATTGGTCTTCCTTGCATCGCTCTCGGCTCTCTCCTGTAA